A genomic stretch from Flavobacterium humidisoli includes:
- a CDS encoding carboxypeptidase-like regulatory domain-containing protein, protein MPSNTKFIFATTLLMLISSVFFKVNAQSLLENEISVHADQKPLGNVLDLMEEKGNFRFAYYGKLAVKDSVVSIHADNNTIKGVLDQLLGAKYEYKESPGYIIVRYAPLELALVLEKNTVMSDGQQIVIGYIVDTQTNNRIENVSVLEKNALLSTLTNKDGFFELRLKNAPQAIELTAVKENYKTVTMVFLSEIKIQMGDKKNKTDYIDGDFTEIERSGIGRFFISSKQKIQALNLGGFISKVPLQASLIPSISTRGMLNTQIVNNFSLNILGGYNAGVRGLEMAGLYNINRMNVDALQMAGIFNTVGGSVNGVQLAGIYNNVFGNLRGLQVSGIHNSVKGSQVGLQMGGIYNNVYKDSKGLQIAGIGNTVKGSQNGLQFSGIYNIGRDTVRGAQITGLFNYAKELNGVQFGLVNITDSPSGYSFGLLNFKKGGYKKISMTTNEISDINLSVKTGDHKMYTILMAGRSDRNDEEKLFSFGIGLGKNIPLGKRFTFNPEFSTQYLYLGNWDIYNSLSKFDSSFSFQLCKGVAISAGPSFNLYWSEKQDKNGNANTSTFVQDRTKRYSVINNNSKDILGWIGWSFGLTFF, encoded by the coding sequence ATGCCAAGTAATACAAAGTTTATTTTTGCAACCACTTTATTGATGCTTATTTCTAGTGTCTTTTTTAAAGTAAATGCACAATCACTATTAGAAAACGAAATCTCCGTTCACGCAGACCAAAAACCATTAGGGAATGTTTTGGATTTAATGGAAGAAAAAGGAAATTTTAGGTTTGCTTATTATGGCAAATTAGCTGTGAAAGATAGCGTCGTTAGCATTCATGCCGATAATAATACCATAAAAGGAGTTTTAGATCAGTTGCTAGGTGCCAAATATGAATATAAAGAATCGCCAGGATATATTATTGTTCGTTATGCTCCTTTAGAATTGGCTCTTGTGTTAGAAAAAAACACTGTTATGAGTGACGGACAGCAAATTGTAATCGGTTATATTGTAGATACACAAACTAATAATCGTATTGAAAATGTGAGTGTATTAGAGAAGAATGCACTATTGTCTACATTAACCAATAAAGATGGTTTTTTTGAGCTTCGATTAAAAAATGCGCCTCAAGCTATAGAGCTTACAGCGGTTAAGGAGAATTATAAAACGGTAACGATGGTATTTCTTTCTGAAATTAAAATTCAGATGGGAGACAAAAAAAATAAAACAGATTATATTGATGGAGATTTCACTGAAATTGAAAGATCAGGAATTGGCCGTTTCTTTATTTCTTCTAAACAAAAGATACAAGCGCTCAATTTGGGAGGATTTATTTCTAAGGTTCCCTTACAGGCTTCTTTAATTCCGAGTATCAGCACTCGAGGAATGCTGAATACTCAAATTGTCAATAATTTTTCGCTAAACATATTGGGAGGTTATAATGCTGGAGTTCGTGGATTAGAAATGGCCGGACTTTACAACATCAATCGTATGAATGTTGATGCGCTTCAAATGGCAGGAATATTCAATACTGTTGGAGGTTCTGTAAACGGAGTTCAGTTAGCCGGAATCTATAATAATGTTTTTGGCAATTTAAGAGGATTGCAGGTAAGCGGTATTCATAATAGTGTAAAAGGTTCGCAAGTTGGTTTGCAAATGGGCGGTATATATAACAATGTATATAAAGATTCTAAAGGGCTTCAAATTGCAGGAATCGGCAATACGGTAAAGGGTTCTCAGAACGGATTGCAGTTTTCTGGAATTTACAATATTGGAAGAGACACAGTGCGTGGCGCTCAAATTACGGGACTTTTTAATTATGCTAAAGAATTAAACGGAGTCCAGTTTGGATTAGTAAACATTACCGATTCGCCGTCTGGTTATAGTTTTGGTTTGTTAAACTTTAAAAAAGGCGGTTACAAGAAGATCAGTATGACAACCAACGAAATCTCAGATATAAACCTTTCTGTAAAAACAGGAGATCATAAAATGTATACCATTTTGATGGCAGGAAGAAGCGATCGAAACGATGAAGAAAAACTATTTTCTTTCGGAATTGGACTAGGAAAGAACATTCCGTTAGGGAAACGTTTTACTTTTAATCCTGAATTTAGCACGCAGTATCTTTATTTAGGAAATTGGGACATTTATAATTCCTTATCTAAATTCGATTCTTCTTTTTCTTTTCAATTATGTAAAGGCGTAGCGATATCTGCAGGACCTTCTTTTAATTTGTATTGGTCTGAAAAACAAGATAAAAATGGCAACGCAAACACTTCGACATTTGTTCAAGATCGTACCAAACGTTATAGTGTAATTAACAATAATAGCAAAGACATTCTGGGATGGATAGGATGGAGTTTTGGATTGACATTTTTTTAA
- a CDS encoding calcium:proton antiporter: MKQLLQWTIIIPILSWALLFSGLIADSSLFQIIASLLLILSVMSAVHHSEIIAERVGEPYGTIILAISITVIEVSIIVSLMLSEGSEATSLARDTVYAATMLILNGIIGLCLLIGSIKHYEQNFSTSSVTIGLVSLISIIVFTLVFPTFTESVHGSYYSTPQLIFASIACLVIYSSFLFAQTKGYRQYFLTNTTNEDESKTHPIEINNKTFYTSLVFLLVSLGIVVLLAKTLSPTIETIIIGYNLPKSLVGVIIAIIILLPEAIAAIIAARKNRLQTSLNLALGSALASIGLTIPSVAAVCIVMNMPIVLGLDIKSIVLLALSVFTVMLSLSKGKSNIVYGVVLLVNLFAFMFLMIYP; encoded by the coding sequence ATGAAACAATTATTACAGTGGACCATCATTATTCCAATCCTTTCGTGGGCTCTTTTATTTAGCGGACTGATAGCCGACAGCAGTTTATTTCAGATTATTGCTAGTTTATTGCTTATTCTTAGCGTAATGTCTGCCGTTCATCACTCCGAAATCATTGCAGAGCGCGTGGGAGAACCTTACGGAACCATAATTTTGGCTATTTCTATTACTGTAATTGAAGTTTCTATAATTGTTTCCTTAATGCTTTCTGAAGGTTCTGAAGCCACTTCTCTGGCCAGAGACACCGTTTATGCCGCCACCATGCTTATCCTGAACGGTATAATTGGATTGTGCCTTCTTATTGGAAGCATCAAACATTACGAACAAAATTTCTCTACTTCTTCGGTAACAATTGGTTTGGTTTCGCTTATTTCGATTATTGTATTCACTTTAGTGTTTCCTACGTTTACAGAAAGTGTTCACGGTTCGTATTACTCAACGCCTCAGCTCATTTTTGCTTCCATTGCCTGTCTGGTTATTTATAGTTCTTTTTTGTTCGCACAAACCAAAGGTTATCGCCAATATTTTCTAACCAACACTACGAATGAGGACGAATCTAAAACACATCCAATCGAAATTAATAATAAAACATTCTATACGAGTCTTGTTTTTCTATTGGTGAGTTTAGGAATTGTGGTTTTATTGGCCAAAACGCTGTCGCCAACTATTGAAACGATTATTATTGGCTATAATCTTCCGAAATCTCTTGTAGGAGTTATTATTGCCATTATCATTTTACTGCCAGAAGCCATTGCAGCAATTATTGCAGCTCGAAAAAATAGATTACAAACGAGTTTAAATTTGGCTTTAGGTTCTGCTCTTGCCAGTATCGGATTAACGATTCCAAGTGTGGCGGCGGTTTGCATTGTTATGAATATGCCAATCGTTTTAGGACTTGATATTAAATCTATTGTACTGCTGGCTTTATCTGTTTTTACAGTAATGCTTTCTTTAAGTAAAGGAAAATCTAATATCGTTTATGGTGTTGTGCTTTTAGTAAATTTATTTGCTTTTATGTTTTTGATGATTTATCCTTAA
- a CDS encoding winged helix-turn-helix transcriptional regulator produces the protein MERNQKEEVQALQDTLHVLGGKWRLPIINSICNGNHRFREIERSIPGITTRMLSRELKEMEINMLIKRTEDRDAEIQVKYESTPYCKSFGPVIEEMIKWGKSHRKEIIRNS, from the coding sequence ATGGAAAGAAATCAGAAAGAAGAAGTACAAGCGCTTCAAGACACTTTGCATGTTTTGGGCGGTAAATGGCGTCTGCCCATTATAAACTCCATCTGCAACGGAAATCATCGTTTCAGGGAAATTGAACGCAGTATTCCAGGAATTACGACACGCATGCTTTCTAGAGAACTCAAAGAAATGGAGATCAATATGCTGATCAAAAGAACCGAAGACCGTGATGCCGAAATTCAGGTTAAATATGAATCTACGCCGTATTGCAAATCATTTGGGCCGGTAATCGAAGAAATGATCAAATGGGGAAAATCGCATCGAAAGGAAATTATTCGAAACTCTTAA
- a CDS encoding response regulator produces the protein MPEKYNLHIVIAEDDIDDADVITETFTNNPNFSKVSLVANGEELLNYLKNDSNENPDVILTDINMPIIDGIEALQEIFSNDELKNIPCFVYSTSINPSYKEKCDDMGVKAYLIKPYSFEAFAEIPKTILSIIEA, from the coding sequence ATGCCGGAAAAATATAATTTACATATCGTAATTGCTGAAGATGACATAGATGATGCAGATGTCATTACAGAAACTTTTACCAATAATCCAAATTTTAGCAAAGTTAGTCTTGTTGCCAATGGCGAAGAATTGCTTAATTATCTAAAAAACGATTCGAACGAAAATCCCGATGTTATACTTACCGATATCAATATGCCTATTATTGACGGTATTGAAGCTTTGCAAGAAATCTTTAGTAATGATGAATTAAAAAATATTCCGTGTTTTGTTTATTCCACAAGCATTAATCCTTCTTATAAAGAAAAATGCGATGATATGGGCGTAAAAGCCTACTTAATTAAACCCTATTCTTTTGAAGCTTTCGCTGAAATTCCGAAAACTATTTTGAGCATTATTGAAGCTTAA
- a CDS encoding sensor histidine kinase, whose amino-acid sequence MKENKKNIAALLAEIESLKEELYESNSIVNAIKQGDVDALVVSNNGVPELYSLETADYTYRLLIEKFGQGALSISRKGLILYCNEHFSKLVGITSEKITGTYIYEYFTNQTQFISLIEALRYGITKHEILLKSENEKKTFPAYIALTDLEPAVEAIGVVITDLTEKKKHEEALIRHQKELEEKINELNKINRNLEEFIHVISHDLKEPLRKIVMNTSRIDGSYFKEADTKAVNVMKLSALRLNSLVDDLVQYSSHTAQEERTEIDLRTIISEVIEDFEIIISDKKAIIKTGKVPTIKASRVQMRQLFSNLISNAIKYSKTDTTPIIEISQEENLDTEIPNQNAKFVKVQIKDNGIGMEESHLLKIFIIFQRLHARNEYSGNGIGLAICKKIMENHSGNITVESTLNKGTVFNLYFPIL is encoded by the coding sequence TTGAAGGAAAATAAAAAAAATATAGCCGCATTATTAGCAGAAATTGAATCATTGAAAGAAGAACTTTATGAATCAAATAGTATTGTCAATGCTATAAAACAAGGAGATGTAGATGCGCTTGTGGTAAGCAATAATGGAGTTCCCGAACTATATTCTCTAGAAACCGCCGATTACACTTATCGTCTTCTTATAGAGAAATTTGGTCAGGGCGCGCTGAGTATTTCAAGAAAAGGACTTATACTCTACTGCAATGAACATTTTTCTAAACTGGTTGGCATTACTTCAGAAAAAATAACGGGAACGTACATTTATGAATATTTTACCAACCAAACGCAGTTTATTTCTCTTATAGAAGCACTGAGATATGGAATTACTAAACATGAAATACTTTTAAAATCGGAGAATGAAAAAAAGACTTTTCCTGCTTATATCGCTTTAACTGATCTGGAACCCGCTGTAGAGGCGATTGGGGTTGTGATTACCGATTTGACTGAAAAGAAAAAGCATGAAGAAGCCTTAATTCGCCATCAGAAAGAATTAGAAGAAAAAATAAACGAACTGAATAAAATCAATCGTAATCTAGAGGAATTTATTCATGTGATCTCACACGATTTAAAAGAACCCCTGCGGAAAATTGTCATGAATACCAGCAGAATTGATGGAAGCTATTTTAAAGAAGCCGATACAAAAGCGGTAAATGTCATGAAACTATCGGCCTTAAGATTAAATTCGCTTGTAGATGATTTAGTGCAGTATTCTTCGCATACCGCGCAGGAAGAACGAACAGAAATAGATTTAAGAACCATAATTTCGGAAGTTATTGAGGATTTTGAAATTATAATTTCTGATAAAAAAGCCATTATCAAAACAGGAAAAGTTCCCACTATCAAAGCTTCTCGCGTGCAGATGAGACAGCTTTTCTCTAATCTTATTTCAAACGCCATTAAATATAGCAAAACAGATACTACTCCTATAATTGAAATTTCGCAAGAAGAAAATTTAGATACTGAAATACCAAATCAAAATGCTAAATTTGTAAAGGTTCAGATAAAAGATAACGGCATTGGAATGGAAGAAAGCCATTTGCTTAAAATATTTATCATTTTTCAACGCCTACATGCCAGAAATGAATATTCAGGAAACGGTATTGGTCTTGCGATCTGTAAAAAAATAATGGAAAACCATTCTGGAAATATTACCGTTGAAAGCACATTGAACAAAGGAACAGTATTTAACCTTTACTTCCCCATCTTATAA
- a CDS encoding circadian clock KaiB family protein, with the protein MEDSSDGTSTTKHKFMLFVSGMSVKSGHAIENIRKICDTYLTNNYELEIVDISRDKEQAVIHQIVAIPTLIKTHPEPKRIILGDLSDKEKVLYILNISE; encoded by the coding sequence ATGGAAGATTCATCTGATGGCACTAGTACAACCAAACATAAGTTCATGCTTTTTGTTTCAGGTATGTCTGTTAAATCAGGACATGCAATCGAAAATATACGCAAAATCTGCGACACCTATCTCACCAACAATTATGAATTAGAAATTGTTGATATCAGCCGTGATAAAGAACAGGCTGTGATTCATCAAATTGTAGCAATTCCTACCTTGATCAAAACACATCCAGAACCTAAAAGAATTATTTTAGGAGATTTATCAGATAAAGAAAAAGTATTATACATACTTAATATAAGCGAATAG
- a CDS encoding circadian clock KaiB family protein: MKKEVAEWQLLLYIAGQTPKSIKALENIKKYAEEYLKGKYSIEIIDLLKNPQLAEGDQILAVPTLVRKFPEPIRKIIGDLSNEERVLVGLNIKPINS, from the coding sequence ATGAAAAAAGAAGTAGCCGAATGGCAATTATTGCTTTATATAGCAGGGCAAACGCCAAAATCGATCAAGGCGCTAGAAAACATAAAAAAGTATGCCGAGGAATATTTAAAAGGAAAATACAGCATCGAAATTATCGATTTGCTCAAGAATCCGCAATTGGCAGAAGGCGATCAGATTTTGGCCGTACCTACTTTGGTGCGTAAATTTCCCGAGCCTATTCGTAAAATTATTGGTGACCTTTCTAATGAAGAAAGAGTGCTTGTAGGACTTAACATCAAACCTATAAACTCTTAA
- the kaiC gene encoding circadian clock protein KaiC, with product MQEKTKLHSFIFPKTPTGVDGLDEITDGGFPQGRPTLICGGAGCGKTLLSMQFLIKGITEHNEPGVFMSFEEPSDDLTLNVKSLGFDLEQLKKDKMLVVDHVRVERSEIEEAGEYDLDGLFIRLGHAIDSIKATRVVLDTIESLFAGLDNQAILRAELRRLFHWLKTKGVTAIITGERGEATLTRQGLEEYVSDCVIVLDHRVIEQVSTRRLRIVKYRGSTHGTNEYPFLIDEDGISVLPITSLKLDNEVSSDIISTGVPGLNEMFHGGGFYRGSNILVSGTAGTAKTTVACYFANEQCEKNEKTIYFAFEESPHQLVRNMKSIGVNLEKHITKGILQIHSSRPSLNGLELHLLTLRKLIKEFQPTTIIIDPISNLISVGSEHEVRSMLVRLIDMLKANNITAMFTSLNKQTDNFRPDLAEESVSSLVDTWITVRDMEGVGERNRGIFIIKARGMGHSNQVREFVITSKGIELLDVELGPQGILTGAARQSYQFKKTMSDIKLQNEISRKDREIERKRKVLEANIEALRTEFESAEEELSILKATEELQEKMSSKKK from the coding sequence GTGCAAGAAAAAACAAAATTACATAGTTTTATATTTCCAAAAACTCCTACTGGAGTCGATGGATTAGATGAGATTACAGATGGAGGATTTCCGCAAGGACGACCAACTTTAATCTGTGGCGGTGCGGGATGCGGCAAAACTTTATTGTCAATGCAGTTTCTTATAAAAGGAATTACAGAGCATAACGAACCAGGAGTTTTTATGTCTTTTGAAGAGCCTTCAGACGACTTAACGTTAAATGTTAAATCATTAGGCTTTGACCTTGAACAGCTTAAAAAAGATAAAATGCTTGTTGTAGATCATGTCCGCGTTGAAAGATCAGAAATTGAAGAAGCGGGCGAATATGATCTTGACGGCTTATTTATTCGTTTAGGACATGCTATCGATTCTATAAAAGCCACTCGTGTTGTATTGGATACAATCGAATCGCTTTTTGCTGGTCTAGACAATCAGGCCATTTTACGAGCGGAATTGCGAAGATTATTCCATTGGCTTAAAACCAAAGGGGTAACTGCGATTATTACAGGAGAACGCGGCGAAGCTACACTAACCCGTCAAGGTCTGGAAGAATACGTTTCGGACTGCGTAATTGTTCTCGATCATCGTGTAATTGAACAGGTTTCGACTAGAAGGCTTAGAATTGTAAAATACAGAGGTTCAACACATGGAACAAATGAGTATCCGTTTTTAATTGATGAAGACGGAATTTCAGTTCTTCCGATTACTTCTCTCAAATTGGATAACGAAGTTTCCTCAGATATTATTTCTACCGGTGTTCCTGGACTAAATGAAATGTTTCATGGCGGCGGTTTCTACAGAGGAAGTAATATTTTGGTTTCGGGAACGGCAGGAACGGCTAAAACGACAGTGGCCTGTTATTTTGCTAATGAACAATGCGAAAAGAACGAAAAAACGATTTACTTCGCCTTTGAAGAATCACCGCATCAATTGGTGCGCAACATGAAATCAATCGGAGTTAATCTGGAAAAACACATCACAAAAGGCATTTTGCAAATACATTCTTCGCGTCCGTCATTAAATGGTTTGGAACTTCATTTGCTTACGCTTAGAAAACTAATCAAAGAGTTTCAGCCTACTACAATTATTATTGACCCGATCAGCAATCTTATTTCGGTAGGAAGCGAACACGAAGTCCGCTCGATGCTCGTTCGGTTAATTGATATGCTGAAAGCGAATAATATTACCGCCATGTTTACGTCGCTCAACAAACAAACCGATAATTTTAGACCGGATCTGGCAGAAGAATCGGTTTCTTCATTGGTCGATACCTGGATTACAGTTCGCGATATGGAAGGTGTTGGCGAAAGAAATCGTGGTATTTTTATCATCAAAGCGCGCGGAATGGGGCATTCTAATCAAGTAAGAGAATTTGTCATAACGAGCAAGGGAATCGAATTACTAGATGTTGAATTAGGTCCGCAGGGAATTTTGACGGGAGCGGCAAGACAATCTTATCAATTCAAAAAAACCATGTCGGATATTAAGCTTCAAAACGAAATTAGCCGAAAAGACAGGGAAATTGAGCGTAAACGCAAAGTCCTTGAGGCAAATATTGAAGCATTGAGAACAGAATTTGAATCTGCTGAAGAAGAACTAAGTATCCTTAAAGCAACAGAAGAATTGCAGGAAAAAATGTCTTCTAAGAAAAAATAA
- a CDS encoding SDR family oxidoreductase, translating into MDNLKNKVAVITGGNSGIGYATAKQLKEQGVNVIITGRRKEAIEKAALELGVTAITADQSSVSDIENLAAQVKSDFGLVDILFINAGIAGLGTIEQTTEELFDSIMNVNLRGAFFTLSKFIPILKDGASVVFLSSNTASMPGPGSSVYSASKTALNSVMKSAALELAPRKIRVNSVSPGPTQTEVMNKVGLDENTVKGIMDVVVEKVPLKQMGRAEDVAKMVSHLSSENAGFITGADFIMDGGMVLS; encoded by the coding sequence ATGGACAATTTAAAAAATAAAGTGGCAGTGATAACAGGCGGTAACAGTGGAATAGGTTACGCAACGGCTAAACAATTAAAAGAGCAGGGCGTTAATGTAATTATTACAGGAAGAAGAAAAGAAGCTATAGAAAAAGCAGCTTTAGAATTAGGAGTTACAGCAATCACAGCAGACCAATCGAGTGTTTCGGATATCGAAAATCTAGCTGCTCAGGTAAAATCCGATTTTGGTTTGGTTGATATTTTGTTTATCAATGCTGGAATCGCAGGTTTGGGAACGATCGAACAAACCACAGAAGAATTATTTGACAGTATTATGAATGTCAATTTAAGAGGAGCTTTTTTCACTTTAAGCAAATTCATCCCAATTTTAAAAGACGGCGCTTCGGTGGTATTTCTTTCTTCTAATACTGCGAGTATGCCAGGTCCAGGATCTTCAGTTTATTCGGCGAGTAAAACCGCTTTGAATTCGGTAATGAAATCGGCAGCATTAGAATTAGCGCCAAGAAAAATCAGAGTCAATTCGGTAAGTCCGGGACCAACTCAAACCGAAGTCATGAACAAAGTCGGTCTTGACGAAAACACCGTAAAAGGAATTATGGATGTTGTAGTAGAAAAAGTGCCACTCAAGCAAATGGGAAGGGCAGAAGATGTGGCCAAAATGGTTTCGCATTTGAGCAGTGAAAATGCAGGTTTTATTACCGGCGCTGATTTTATTATGGATGGCGGGATGGTTTTATCCTAA
- a CDS encoding hydrogen peroxide-inducible genes activator, translating into MTIQQLKYIVALDEERHFARAAEVCMVTQPGLTIQLKNLEEEIGIKIFDRNKVPLTPTVLGIEIINKAKKILREVDEIRDFVINEKNLLEGELKLGIISTLSPYLIPLFIQAMKEVAPKVHFIIKEGYTGHLMRDLETGAIDVAIMATPTGNPNLIEHVVFKEPFVAYLNQTHPMANDEFYEMQLGDKTELLLLHHEYCYNAQLLDICGLKTSDKIKEQFTYDINSIETLKNLVRAHLGFAIIPKLSTLNESGGLFKPFKEPVPVREISLVVSDSFSKKLLLEKMNEAIWNCLPESLKKDFNYKKIRWNDSPYFIKAVSKS; encoded by the coding sequence ATGACCATTCAGCAGTTAAAATATATAGTCGCTTTAGACGAAGAACGGCATTTTGCAAGAGCTGCAGAAGTTTGTATGGTAACACAGCCAGGACTTACGATTCAGTTAAAAAATCTAGAAGAAGAAATCGGAATTAAGATTTTTGATCGAAATAAAGTGCCGTTGACACCCACCGTTTTGGGGATCGAAATTATCAATAAAGCAAAAAAGATACTTCGTGAGGTCGATGAAATTCGTGATTTTGTGATCAACGAAAAAAATCTGCTGGAAGGGGAGTTGAAGCTGGGCATTATTTCCACTTTATCGCCTTATCTGATTCCGCTGTTTATTCAGGCAATGAAAGAAGTAGCACCCAAAGTACATTTTATTATAAAAGAAGGATATACGGGGCATTTAATGCGCGATTTAGAAACGGGAGCAATTGACGTTGCCATTATGGCGACACCAACAGGAAATCCGAATTTAATTGAGCATGTTGTTTTTAAAGAACCGTTTGTTGCGTATTTAAATCAGACGCATCCAATGGCGAATGATGAATTTTACGAAATGCAGCTCGGCGACAAAACCGAATTGTTATTATTGCATCATGAATATTGCTACAACGCACAATTGCTAGACATCTGCGGACTAAAAACATCTGATAAAATTAAGGAACAATTTACATACGACATCAATTCGATCGAAACCTTAAAAAATCTAGTTCGTGCCCATTTAGGATTTGCGATTATTCCGAAACTTTCTACTTTAAACGAATCAGGCGGACTTTTTAAACCTTTCAAAGAACCCGTTCCCGTAAGAGAAATAAGCCTTGTAGTTTCCGATTCCTTCTCCAAGAAATTACTGCTGGAGAAAATGAACGAAGCCATCTGGAACTGCCTTCCCGAATCACTCAAAAAAGATTTTAATTATAAAAAAATCCGCTGGAACGATTCGCCTTATTTTATCAAAGCTGTTTCTAAAAGTTAA
- a CDS encoding alpha/beta hydrolase, translating to MKTTYKSFLAITAIIFTFLLSTVNVNAQKTTSQIKNVVLVHGAFADGSGWQGLYKVLTKKGYNVTIVQNPLSSLEDDVNATNLALDKQDGPTILVGHSWGGTVITEAGNHPKVAALVYVAALQPDNGENSVQWLQTAPPAPENGVLPPDEKGIAYYDKAKFHAGFAGDLSKEQADFMYASQGAFHAQGFLTKITNAAWRTKPSYGIVATEDKSIVPSIQQAMYKRSNTKITEIKGSHVVFISQPEKVANVIIDASFKK from the coding sequence ATGAAAACAACATATAAAAGCTTCTTAGCAATCACAGCAATAATTTTTACTTTTTTACTTTCAACAGTAAACGTAAATGCTCAAAAAACAACTTCACAAATTAAAAATGTCGTATTGGTTCACGGTGCATTTGCAGACGGTTCTGGATGGCAGGGTTTATACAAAGTTTTGACAAAAAAAGGCTATAATGTAACAATCGTTCAGAATCCGTTGAGTTCTTTGGAGGATGATGTTAATGCTACAAACTTAGCTTTAGACAAACAAGACGGACCGACAATTTTGGTGGGACATTCTTGGGGTGGTACTGTAATTACAGAAGCTGGAAATCACCCGAAAGTAGCGGCTTTGGTTTACGTGGCGGCTTTACAGCCTGATAATGGCGAAAACTCTGTTCAGTGGCTGCAAACTGCTCCTCCAGCTCCAGAAAATGGTGTATTGCCTCCAGATGAAAAAGGAATTGCGTATTATGACAAAGCTAAATTTCACGCGGGTTTTGCAGGTGATTTGAGCAAAGAACAAGCCGATTTTATGTATGCTTCACAAGGTGCTTTTCATGCACAAGGTTTTTTAACAAAAATAACTAATGCGGCTTGGAGAACTAAACCTTCTTACGGAATCGTAGCGACTGAAGATAAAAGTATTGTACCGAGCATTCAGCAAGCAATGTACAAACGTTCTAACACAAAAATTACTGAAATTAAAGGCAGTCATGTGGTGTTTATTTCGCAGCCAGAGAAAGTAGCGAATGTGATTATTGATGCATCATTTAAAAAATAA
- a CDS encoding OsmC family protein, with protein sequence MKFTRRANANWKGTGMEGKGTISTQSTTLDNAQLSFKTRFEQGVGTNPEELIAAAHSGCFTMQLSFLLSEAGFVPEDLDTTAKVTFEDGTITLIQLELTGKVPGISSEEFQQTAQKAKEICPISKLLNTEITLTVTLN encoded by the coding sequence ATGAAATTTACAAGAAGAGCAAACGCAAACTGGAAAGGTACAGGAATGGAAGGAAAAGGAACCATTAGTACACAAAGCACAACTTTAGACAATGCCCAATTATCATTTAAAACTCGTTTTGAGCAAGGTGTTGGAACTAATCCTGAGGAATTAATCGCAGCGGCACATTCTGGCTGTTTTACCATGCAATTAAGCTTTTTATTGTCTGAAGCTGGTTTTGTTCCAGAAGATTTAGACACAACCGCTAAAGTAACTTTTGAAGACGGAACGATTACTTTAATTCAGTTAGAATTGACTGGAAAAGTACCTGGAATTTCTTCAGAAGAATTTCAGCAAACGGCTCAAAAAGCAAAAGAAATTTGTCCTATTTCTAAACTGTTGAATACTGAAATTACTTTAACTGTTACGCTTAATTAA